One genomic region from Elusimicrobium sp. encodes:
- a CDS encoding phosphatidylglycerophosphatase A — MQIVIKALATGLFISYLPPLVFSFKKNTGAGFLGTLMGIPLVLCFPKDPMLYGILMLAFWVFAVVICKKVKFKGYTGHDNPKVVIDEVAGYVTAMAFLPREWPYLLAAFVLFRTFDTLKPWLVKTFDKMENPVGVVFDDVAAGLMANILIQLFIIFVVRA, encoded by the coding sequence ATGCAAATAGTCATCAAAGCCTTGGCTACCGGACTTTTTATCAGTTATCTGCCGCCGTTGGTATTTTCCTTCAAAAAAAATACGGGAGCCGGATTTTTGGGCACTTTAATGGGGATTCCTTTGGTGCTTTGTTTTCCCAAAGACCCCATGCTCTACGGCATATTGATGCTGGCTTTTTGGGTATTTGCGGTGGTAATATGTAAAAAAGTAAAATTTAAGGGATATACCGGGCACGATAACCCCAAGGTAGTTATTGACGAAGTGGCCGGGTATGTAACGGCTATGGCTTTTTTACCCAGAGAGTGGCCTTATTTGTTAGCGGCCTTTGTGTTATTCCGCACCTTTGATACGCTAAAGCCGTGGCTTGTAAAAACTTTTGACAAAATGGAAAACCCCGTCGGGGTTGTGTTTGATGATGTGGCCGCCGGGTTAATGGCTAACATTTTAATTCAACTTTTTATTATATTTGTTGTTCGGGCATAG
- the pgsA gene encoding CDP-diacylglycerol--glycerol-3-phosphate 3-phosphatidyltransferase produces the protein MMTLPNKITLTRAALSIVMFIFILIPCGWTRLIATLIFIVAASTDWVDGKIARETNTITPFGAIVDPFVDKILVSAALFAFVGIRELDVPIWAVFFIILRELMISTLRVIAALEGKVMAAERWGKFKTVIQMVAVGTIFFVVDVYHLSHILTGCAQQVCVILFLTLKKVPYAITAIAAVITWISAVSYLKNNWELLKKSWSLPQCK, from the coding sequence ATGATGACACTTCCCAATAAAATCACACTCACGCGTGCCGCGCTGTCTATTGTTATGTTTATCTTTATTTTGATTCCGTGCGGTTGGACGCGCCTTATTGCCACGCTTATTTTTATCGTGGCGGCCAGTACGGACTGGGTGGACGGCAAAATCGCTCGCGAAACCAACACCATTACTCCCTTCGGCGCGATTGTGGATCCGTTTGTGGATAAAATTTTAGTTTCTGCGGCACTTTTTGCGTTTGTGGGTATTCGTGAATTAGATGTACCCATTTGGGCTGTATTCTTTATTATCTTGCGTGAACTCATGATTTCCACTTTGCGCGTAATTGCCGCGTTGGAAGGCAAAGTGATGGCGGCCGAACGCTGGGGAAAATTCAAAACCGTTATTCAAATGGTGGCAGTCGGCACTATTTTCTTTGTAGTAGATGTGTACCATTTATCCCACATTTTAACGGGTTGTGCCCAACAAGTGTGCGTAATTCTTTTCCTTACGCTTAAAAAGGTTCCGTATGCCATTACCGCTATTGCGGCTGTAATTACCTGGATCAGTGCCGTTTCCTATTTGAAAAACAACTGGGAACTGCTTAAAAAATCGTGGAGTTTGCCTCAATGCAAATAG